The nucleotide sequence TTCCAGCCGTGCAGGCTCTCGGTAATCCAGAGGGCAACTGTCGCCAGAAAGACAGCCCCCACCCACATCCGTGACCACAAGGCACCTTCTTTCGCATCTTCAGCGATTGCTTTTTGAATTAGCGCAGTCAACTGTCTCCTCGCCCCATCAGCAGAGCCTCGCACCGATCTGGAGACGATGAACCAAAGCCCAAGAAGCAATATCAGACTCAATGGCACGCCAAGGCTCATCCACTCCGCAAACGAAATTTGCACGCTGCGTCTCTCGAGCATGGCAACCGCAATCGCATTTGGCGGGCTGCCCACAATCGTCCCCATGCCCCCAATATTAGCTGCAAAAGCCACTGCCATCACCGTGGCCGAAGCTAAAGGTCTATTCTCTTTAGTCGCCTCCAACATAGGCTTGATCAACGTCAGCATCATCAACGTCGTCGCAGTATTCGACATAAACATTGAAAAAAGTCCTGTGACCAACACAACCCCCAGCAGAAACGTGCGCTCCGTCTTAGCAAAAGGCAACAAAAACCACCGAGCCATCCATCGGTCGAGCCCATTTTTTTCAACAGCTAGCGCCATAATGCAGCCTCCCAGAAACAAAAAAATCACCGGGTCTACCAATGGTTCAAGAAAAACAAGATATCCCTTAGCCCCACCTCCCGACATTGCACCTTGAGGCGCGCCCAACCCAAAGACACACGCTACAATTGCACCGATGGCCGTTGCAAAGGGAGGCAACGCTTCCGTGATCCAGAGGCATGCTGCCCCCACAAAGATCCCAGCCATTATCCTTTGAGCCATAGTAAAACTAGGCGGCAACACCAGCGCGATGGCGATCCCCATGATTAGCGACACAGCAACCTTCACCAACAGTTTCACACCTGCAGGCAGAATCTGCTGATTATAGCCACACATCTATCTCATGATCCGCTGCTCGTGCCTTCTCTTGCAAGCCATAAAAATTCTGCTTCACTCATCCCGCTCATGGAAAAAATAAGGAACATCGCCATCATCGCGCACGTTGATCACGGGAAGACCACCCTCGTAGACCAACTGCTACGGCAGTCCGGCACCTTCCGCTCCAATCAACAAGTCGCCGAGCGCGTCATGGATTCTATGGACCTCGAACGCGAAAAAGGCATCACGATCCGCGCCAAAAACGCCGCTTTTACCTACGGCGATTACCATATCAACATCGTGGACACTCCCGGCCATGCCGATTTTGGAGGAGAGGTGGAACGAATCTTAAAGATGATCGATGGCGTGCTCCTCGTGGTGGATTCTTTCGACGGCCCTCAAGCCCAGACTAAATTTGTGCTTCGCAAAGCGCTACAAGTCGGCGCGCGTCCTATCGTCGTGATAAATAAAATTGATCGTCCCAACGCCCGGCCTCATCAGGTCTTGGATATGGTATTCGAACTCTTCCTTGAGCTACATGCCACGGATGAACAGCTTGATTTCCCGGTTCTTTATGCTTCTGGCAAAGAGGGCTATGCGGTCGAGAAGTGGCCAGGCCAACTCACTGATGAGATCAAAAACGCTGGCATGAAAGCCCTTTTCGAGACCATCATCCAAAAAATTCCCGCTCCGCAGGCTGACCCTTCCAAGCCGTTTCAAATGCTCGTCGCCAATCTTGACTACAACGACTACGTCGGCCGCATCGCCTACGGCAAAATCTACGGCGGCAAAGTAAAAGTGGGAGACAAAGTCGTCGCCCTCCACCGAGATGGCAGCAAGACGAAGGCGACTGTCACGAAACTGCTTTCTTACTCTGGCCTCCGACAAATCGAGATCCAAGAAGCCTCAGCAGGAAATATCATCGGCCTTGCCGGCCTCGAAGACATCTATATTGGCGAGACCATCGCAGATTCGGAGGAACGTGAGCCTCTTCCCTTCGTCGAGATCGATCCACCCACGATTAAAATGTATCTCTTGGTAAACGACTCTCCTTTTGCTGGCCGCGAGGGAAAGTTGCTCACTGCACGTCACATTCGAGAACGGCTT is from Candidatus Methylacidiphilales bacterium and encodes:
- a CDS encoding SLC13 family permease: MCGYNQQILPAGVKLLVKVAVSLIMGIAIALVLPPSFTMAQRIMAGIFVGAACLWITEALPPFATAIGAIVACVFGLGAPQGAMSGGGAKGYLVFLEPLVDPVIFLFLGGCIMALAVEKNGLDRWMARWFLLPFAKTERTFLLGVVLVTGLFSMFMSNTATTLMMLTLIKPMLEATKENRPLASATVMAVAFAANIGGMGTIVGSPPNAIAVAMLERRSVQISFAEWMSLGVPLSLILLLGLWFIVSRSVRGSADGARRQLTALIQKAIAEDAKEGALWSRMWVGAVFLATVALWITESLHGW
- a CDS encoding GTP-binding protein — its product is MEKIRNIAIIAHVDHGKTTLVDQLLRQSGTFRSNQQVAERVMDSMDLEREKGITIRAKNAAFTYGDYHINIVDTPGHADFGGEVERILKMIDGVLLVVDSFDGPQAQTKFVLRKALQVGARPIVVINKIDRPNARPHQVLDMVFELFLELHATDEQLDFPVLYASGKEGYAVEKWPGQLTDEIKNAGMKALFETIIQKIPAPQADPSKPFQMLVANLDYNDYVGRIAYGKIYGGKVKVGDKVVALHRDGSKTKATVTKLLSYSGLRQIEIQEASAGNIIGLAGLEDIYIGETIADSEEREPLPFVEIDPPTIKMYLLVNDSPFAGREGKLLTARHIRERLERETRTNVSLQFKETENAGVFEVSARGEMQIAILVEQMRREGFELMISRPEVIYKKDAEGNILEPIETLYLDIPNDSLGDVLQNLANRKAEITHMNHVGNNVTLEASIPTRGLIGFETDLM